A genome region from Neptunomonas japonica JAMM 1380 includes the following:
- a CDS encoding ATP-binding cassette domain-containing protein, translated as MLSIQNLLLELDGWPLRYNMQIETGEIVAIQGVSGVGKTTLLNLIGGYQTPDSGSIEWNRTTLNHLPVEKRPVSILFQDHNLFEHISVMHNLCLGFKDEAPLAAIKNATHFLEVSQHLDKKPAALSGGQRQRIALIRTLLRPEPIVLLDEPFAELDPMTREKSALWCKEQAKSSGKTVLLVTHQDEDVERMADRRIVLS; from the coding sequence ATGCTTAGCATACAAAATCTTCTCCTTGAATTAGACGGCTGGCCACTGCGTTATAATATGCAGATTGAGACAGGTGAAATAGTCGCTATACAAGGTGTAAGCGGCGTTGGGAAAACCACCCTACTCAATCTAATTGGTGGGTACCAAACACCTGATAGTGGCAGTATTGAATGGAATAGAACAACACTAAACCACTTGCCAGTTGAAAAGCGTCCGGTCAGTATTTTATTTCAAGATCACAACCTCTTTGAGCATATCAGTGTTATGCATAACCTTTGTCTTGGCTTTAAAGATGAAGCGCCCTTAGCTGCGATAAAAAATGCCACACACTTTTTAGAAGTATCACAACACCTTGATAAAAAACCTGCGGCTCTTTCCGGAGGGCAACGCCAGCGTATTGCGCTAATCAGAACACTATTACGACCTGAGCCCATTGTTTTGCTTGATGAACCCTTCGCAGAGCTCGATCCTATGACGCGCGAAAAATCAGCCCTGTGGTGCAAAGAACAAGCGAAATCTAGTGGAAAAACGGTCTTGCTGGTTACACATCAAGACGAAGATGTAGAACGGATGGCAGATAGGCGTATTGTGCTTTCTTAG